The Niastella koreensis GR20-10 genome includes a window with the following:
- a CDS encoding VOC family protein gives MTALTSNPVVFFEIGCKDLSKTANFYSDLFGWTPTGIPMASLINTNTEEGIQGQITSLGHDPHNYVLFYIQVDDINESLSKILEAGGKKVVGPVILPNNKQFAWFQDPEGNLVGLVTR, from the coding sequence ATGACAGCTCTAACTAGCAACCCGGTTGTCTTTTTTGAGATCGGTTGTAAAGACCTATCCAAAACGGCTAATTTTTATTCAGATCTTTTTGGCTGGACGCCCACCGGAATTCCCATGGCCTCCCTCATCAATACCAATACGGAAGAAGGTATTCAGGGACAGATCACTTCATTAGGGCATGATCCGCACAATTATGTATTATTCTATATTCAGGTAGACGATATCAACGAAAGCCTCTCGAAGATCCTGGAAGCCGGTGGTAAAAAGGTGGTTGGACCGGTTATACTTCCCAATAACAAACAATTTGCGTGGTTCCAGGACCCTGAAGGAAACCTGGTAGGATTAGTAACACGCTGA
- a CDS encoding helix-turn-helix transcriptional regulator: MTYFEIKPGQQLQQYIKCYYVYESSSAVAFEDTVFPSGCMEIIFNLGTGNWQTQPDSAFITNPSIELWGQLNRPLPVRSIGRNTMLGVRFYPHAAASILPDKASLFNNQVIDYRDISGKSITTLQEQLQETRTWNKRIALLETWLLQQIEQAGKRLGKVAILNNLMYELRHQDVYETMETIATRYGISARYMQQLFLQYTGLTPKLYSQINRFQHSLRLVTNRNTSLTDIAYECGYADQSHFIKEFKAFTGTTPSGYSINNSPVTLATAQPAETSPVLV; this comes from the coding sequence ATGACCTATTTTGAAATTAAGCCGGGACAACAGTTACAGCAATATATAAAATGCTACTATGTATATGAATCATCGAGTGCCGTAGCATTTGAAGATACCGTGTTCCCCAGTGGTTGTATGGAGATCATTTTCAACCTGGGCACGGGTAACTGGCAAACCCAACCTGATTCTGCATTTATTACCAATCCTTCTATAGAATTATGGGGACAACTCAATCGCCCCCTGCCTGTACGGTCAATAGGCCGCAATACCATGCTGGGCGTTCGTTTTTATCCGCATGCTGCAGCCAGCATCTTACCCGATAAAGCCAGCCTGTTTAACAACCAGGTAATCGACTATCGCGACATTTCCGGCAAATCAATAACCACCTTACAGGAGCAATTGCAGGAAACCAGGACCTGGAATAAACGCATCGCCCTGTTGGAAACCTGGTTATTGCAACAAATAGAACAGGCGGGGAAAAGATTAGGTAAAGTAGCCATACTAAACAACCTGATGTACGAACTGCGTCACCAGGATGTATATGAAACCATGGAAACCATTGCCACACGGTACGGCATTTCAGCGCGGTATATGCAACAGTTGTTTTTACAATACACCGGATTGACCCCAAAACTGTACAGCCAGATCAACCGGTTTCAACACAGTCTGCGACTGGTTACCAACAGGAACACCTCATTAACAGATATCGCCTACGAATGCGGTTATGCCGACCAGTCGCACTTTATAAAAGAGTTCAAAGCATTTACCGGTACTACCCCATCGGGCTATTCCATCAATAATTCACCGGTTACCCTGGCCACTGCACAACCAGCAGAAACTTCACCCGTGCTGGTTTAA
- a CDS encoding isocitrate lyase/PEP mutase family protein: MTTRFKQLHQSFFILANAWNPKSALRFQQENFPAIATSSAAVANSLGYEDGEAMPFEDYLFIIGRILATVQIPLTVDIEMGYGKTREAIYANVRQLAQLGVAGINIEDSTIPANERTLQNANQFAETIAFIKNKLAGDHLDLFINVRCDTYLLNVADKQAETLVRIPLYEAAGADGIFLPCISSEADIAEAVNSTTLPVNVMCIPGLPGFETLQKLGVKRASMGPFLFNKLYDGITPLAQNITAAHNFSPLFA; the protein is encoded by the coding sequence ATGACAACACGATTCAAACAATTACACCAGTCGTTTTTTATTTTAGCCAATGCCTGGAACCCCAAAAGCGCGTTGCGTTTTCAGCAGGAGAATTTTCCTGCAATAGCCACGTCCAGTGCAGCAGTTGCCAACAGCCTGGGGTATGAAGATGGAGAAGCCATGCCATTTGAAGATTATCTGTTCATCATTGGCCGGATATTGGCCACTGTACAGATTCCATTGACCGTAGACATAGAGATGGGGTATGGCAAAACCCGTGAGGCTATTTATGCCAATGTTCGCCAGTTGGCCCAATTAGGGGTCGCCGGCATCAACATCGAGGACTCCACCATTCCCGCAAATGAACGGACCTTACAAAACGCCAATCAGTTTGCCGAAACCATTGCCTTTATCAAAAACAAACTGGCCGGTGACCACCTGGACCTGTTTATCAATGTGCGTTGCGATACCTACCTGCTGAATGTAGCCGACAAACAGGCCGAAACGCTGGTACGCATCCCCTTATATGAAGCAGCAGGCGCCGATGGGATTTTTCTACCATGCATCAGCTCGGAAGCAGATATTGCCGAAGCCGTTAACAGCACTACCCTTCCTGTTAATGTAATGTGCATTCCAGGATTACCAGGTTTTGAGACATTACAAAAGCTGGGGGTAAAACGGGCGAGTATGGGTCCGTTCCTGTTTAACAAATTGTATGACGGCATCACTCCCCTGGCGCAGAACATTACAGCTGCCCATAATTTTTCGCCCTTGTTTGCATAA
- a CDS encoding YybH family protein, which produces MNLPTRAQDAHATLAAAFNTGDLATVLSMYDYNGIIVPEPGKPVSGREQFEEAVKAILSIKGKMEIKTVYCLQTGNLAIGRSEWSITDGDDVKIKSKGIELMQQQPDGTWKIVIDHAFGALENV; this is translated from the coding sequence ATGAATTTACCAACCAGGGCGCAGGATGCCCATGCTACCTTAGCCGCCGCCTTCAATACCGGCGACCTCGCTACTGTATTAAGTATGTATGATTATAATGGCATCATTGTACCGGAACCCGGCAAACCCGTTTCGGGCAGGGAACAATTTGAGGAAGCGGTAAAAGCCATTCTATCTATCAAAGGCAAAATGGAGATCAAAACAGTGTATTGTTTGCAAACCGGTAACCTGGCCATTGGCAGATCGGAATGGAGCATTACTGATGGTGATGATGTGAAGATCAAATCAAAGGGGATTGAACTGATGCAGCAACAACCAGACGGTACCTGGAAGATTGTGATTGACCATGCGTTTGGAGCGTTGGAAAATGTGTAA
- a CDS encoding dihydrofolate reductase family protein has translation MIKRPHVICLMMTSVDGKILGEKWGNNKQVKTLTESFEKVHELIGNKNWIVGRTTMEKDFTHYAKPVYKEVGHAISREDFVANRNADSFAVVIDGQAKLGWNSSDMLGQHVITVLTESVKDSYLAHLQEIGVSYIFSGKDSVDLKVVLEKLTALFGIETLMLEGGGHLNGSFLNEGLIDEYHQLLLPLADGRIETTSVFEIEEKDRQFDATLLQLQEVKQIEHDVVWLRYKVFGRV, from the coding sequence ATGATCAAACGGCCACATGTTATCTGTTTAATGATGACTTCTGTTGATGGTAAAATACTGGGTGAGAAATGGGGTAATAACAAACAGGTGAAAACCCTCACAGAAAGTTTTGAGAAAGTGCATGAACTTATTGGCAACAAGAACTGGATCGTAGGCAGAACCACCATGGAAAAGGACTTTACCCATTATGCAAAGCCTGTATATAAAGAGGTGGGCCATGCTATAAGCCGGGAAGATTTTGTGGCTAACCGGAATGCAGATTCCTTCGCGGTGGTAATAGACGGACAGGCCAAACTCGGCTGGAACAGCAGTGATATGCTGGGGCAACATGTGATCACCGTACTAACGGAATCGGTAAAAGACAGCTACCTGGCGCACCTGCAGGAGATTGGGGTGTCCTATATTTTTTCCGGGAAAGACTCGGTTGACCTGAAGGTGGTCCTGGAAAAGCTAACCGCGTTATTCGGTATTGAAACGCTGATGCTGGAAGGTGGAGGCCACCTGAACGGCAGCTTCCTTAACGAAGGATTGATTGATGAGTATCACCAATTATTATTACCACTTGCCGATGGCCGCATAGAAACCACGTCGGTTTTTGAGATTGAAGAAAAGGACAGGCAATTTGATGCCACCCTGCTGCAATTACAGGAAGTAAAGCAGATAGAGCATGACGTTGTTTGGCTGCGGTATAAAGTGTTCGGTCGGGTGTGA
- a CDS encoding alpha/beta fold hydrolase: MQDTAALKKGYSEVNGIQMYYEIYGKGSPLVLIHGGGSTIQTSFGRILPLLSKNRSVIAVELQAHGRTSDRNAPLSFAQDANDVVTLLKNLNIPKADFLGFSNGAQTAMQIAISYPAVVNKLIFASGFYNRSGVPDGFWKGINNAQFSDMPQALKDGFLKINNDSAKLLNMFHRDVVRMQTFKDWSDNDLTSITAPALIIIGDRDVPTPEHAVAMHHLIPHSQLAIIPGVHGQFLGEITTLDNGKWKEQYVADLFEQFLTAAY, encoded by the coding sequence ATGCAAGATACAGCCGCGCTTAAAAAAGGTTATTCCGAAGTGAACGGGATACAAATGTATTATGAGATCTATGGAAAGGGAAGTCCGCTGGTGCTGATCCATGGCGGTGGTTCCACGATCCAGACTTCATTTGGGAGAATACTTCCCCTGCTTTCAAAAAACAGAAGCGTAATTGCCGTTGAATTGCAGGCCCATGGACGCACCAGCGACAGAAATGCACCCTTATCATTTGCACAGGATGCCAATGACGTGGTAACACTTTTAAAAAACCTGAATATTCCCAAAGCCGATTTTTTAGGTTTCAGCAACGGGGCACAAACTGCGATGCAGATTGCCATCAGCTATCCGGCAGTGGTGAATAAACTGATCTTCGCATCGGGCTTTTATAATAGATCGGGAGTTCCTGATGGGTTCTGGAAAGGCATAAACAATGCACAATTCAGCGATATGCCACAGGCTTTAAAGGATGGATTCCTGAAAATAAACAATGACTCTGCGAAATTGCTGAACATGTTTCACCGGGATGTAGTTCGCATGCAGACCTTTAAAGACTGGAGTGACAATGACCTTACATCAATTACTGCACCTGCTTTAATAATTATCGGGGACAGAGATGTACCAACACCTGAACATGCAGTAGCCATGCATCATTTAATTCCTCATTCACAACTGGCAATTATTCCGGGCGTTCATGGACAATTTCTTGGAGAAATAACTACGTTGGATAATGGTAAATGGAAAGAGCAATATGTAGCTGATCTGTTTGAACAGTTTTTGACGGCTGCTTATTAG
- a CDS encoding zinc dependent phospholipase C family protein, with product MPGYFIKRLALSALLLIHASSVCKAYSVLTHQALIDVNWDKVLLPLLKAKFPGCSNEALKEAHAYAYGGAVVPDIGYLPFGSKLFTNLIHYVRSGDFVKTVLQDAHNLNEYAFALGILCHYYADIYGHPIGINVSVPEIYPKLKQKFGDTVTYDEHHVSHLRTEFSFDILQTARGNYASTAYHDFIGFKVADTLLQQAFSETYGLDANELFGNFPKAVGRFRFAIMNLFPFFTKAAWAAKKNEIQKMDTTATSRNFIYRMHRKNNRYKFGKDERPGFFARVFAVVVYIIPKVGALKALKFKNPGPVAEKNFIASFDTVTIHYAAHVTTLYKHAVRLHNIDFDTGIRTSEGEYSLADKTYCELLLQLKAKHFETVNPALRNNIISFYAVPQKTDLSKKRSKAMAALAQLKRENI from the coding sequence TTGCCCGGCTATTTTATTAAACGGCTTGCTTTAAGTGCCCTGCTTCTTATACATGCATCCTCAGTTTGCAAGGCCTACTCGGTTTTAACGCATCAGGCCCTGATTGATGTTAACTGGGACAAGGTGCTGCTTCCATTGTTGAAAGCGAAATTTCCGGGATGTTCAAACGAGGCGTTGAAAGAAGCCCATGCCTATGCCTATGGCGGCGCCGTTGTGCCCGACATTGGTTATTTACCCTTTGGCAGTAAATTATTTACCAATTTAATTCATTACGTACGCAGTGGTGACTTTGTAAAAACAGTATTGCAGGATGCCCATAACCTGAACGAGTATGCTTTTGCACTCGGCATTTTATGCCATTATTATGCAGACATATATGGCCATCCTATCGGGATAAATGTGAGTGTGCCTGAAATATACCCAAAGCTGAAACAAAAATTTGGTGATACGGTAACTTACGATGAACACCACGTTTCGCATTTACGCACCGAATTTTCATTTGATATTTTGCAAACCGCGCGTGGTAATTATGCATCTACGGCTTACCATGATTTTATAGGGTTCAAAGTGGCAGACACCTTACTGCAACAAGCCTTTTCGGAAACGTATGGGTTGGATGCCAATGAACTGTTTGGCAACTTTCCAAAAGCAGTGGGGCGGTTCAGGTTTGCCATCATGAATCTTTTTCCTTTTTTTACCAAGGCCGCCTGGGCTGCCAAAAAGAATGAAATACAAAAAATGGATACAACGGCCACCAGCCGGAATTTCATTTACCGCATGCATAGAAAAAACAACCGGTATAAATTTGGAAAAGATGAAAGACCTGGCTTTTTTGCCCGGGTATTTGCAGTAGTTGTTTATATTATACCCAAAGTGGGTGCATTAAAAGCGTTGAAATTTAAGAACCCCGGGCCGGTTGCAGAAAAGAATTTTATTGCCAGCTTTGATACGGTTACTATTCATTACGCCGCCCATGTTACTACCTTATACAAACACGCCGTCCGGTTGCACAATATAGATTTCGACACAGGCATACGAACAAGCGAAGGAGAATATTCGTTGGCAGATAAAACCTACTGTGAACTTTTGCTGCAATTAAAAGCGAAGCATTTTGAAACGGTAAATCCCGCCCTTAGAAATAACATTATTTCGTTTTATGCAGTTCCTCAAAAGACCGATCTGTCGAAAAAGAGATCGAAGGCGATGGCAGCTTTGGCGCAATTGAAAAGGGAGAATATTTAA
- a CDS encoding flavin-containing monooxygenase: MLPSTQTNTLVIGAGISGLATAACLQQQGIEYVIIEKHNQVASAWHNHYHRLHLHTNKRVSQLPYKKFGNNIPRYPSRQQVIDYLNDYQQAFQIQPVFNTIATAVKKGDGYWITQTTNGIFQSRFLVMATGPFGTPKRVVLKGMETFPGKIMHSSAYKTGKDFAGQKVLVIGFGNSACEIAIDLFEQGATPVMAVRSAVNVVPRDVLGIPVLELSLLLNFLPPRIADLLSAPLINALIGDIVPLGLKRKPYGPLEQVRREGKSPILDIGTIRHIRKGNIKIVGDIDFIEGKQVQFKEGATQSFDAIVACIGYSQDELKIIETDNNRLNDLRLSANRQQYFGKDGLYFCGYYISPTGQIREIAADARKIAKDIVFRCK; the protein is encoded by the coding sequence ATGCTACCATCCACTCAAACCAATACCCTCGTTATTGGGGCCGGTATTTCCGGGCTGGCAACTGCCGCCTGTTTGCAGCAGCAGGGCATTGAATATGTTATTATTGAGAAGCATAACCAGGTAGCCAGCGCCTGGCATAATCACTACCACCGGTTGCACCTGCACACCAATAAACGGGTATCACAGTTACCGTATAAGAAATTCGGTAACAACATTCCGCGCTATCCGAGCCGGCAACAGGTAATTGATTATTTAAACGACTATCAGCAGGCATTCCAGATTCAGCCGGTTTTTAATACCATTGCTACGGCTGTTAAAAAAGGGGACGGCTATTGGATCACGCAAACTACCAATGGAATATTTCAGTCCAGGTTTTTAGTAATGGCTACTGGCCCATTCGGTACGCCTAAACGGGTTGTATTAAAGGGGATGGAAACTTTTCCCGGAAAAATAATGCATAGCTCAGCCTACAAAACGGGTAAGGATTTTGCCGGGCAGAAAGTGCTGGTAATCGGTTTTGGTAACTCTGCCTGTGAAATTGCGATCGACCTGTTTGAACAGGGCGCTACACCTGTAATGGCTGTTCGTTCAGCCGTAAATGTAGTTCCCCGCGATGTGCTGGGAATACCAGTACTGGAGTTGAGTTTGCTACTGAATTTTCTACCGCCCCGCATAGCCGATCTATTGAGTGCGCCCTTGATAAATGCCCTCATTGGCGATATTGTACCACTAGGTCTAAAAAGAAAACCTTATGGCCCCCTGGAGCAGGTTCGGCGGGAAGGAAAGTCGCCTATATTAGACATAGGCACCATCAGGCATATCCGTAAAGGGAACATCAAAATTGTTGGCGATATTGATTTTATAGAAGGCAAACAGGTTCAGTTTAAAGAAGGGGCAACACAATCCTTTGATGCCATTGTTGCCTGTATTGGCTACAGCCAGGATGAATTAAAAATTATTGAAACAGACAACAATCGTCTCAATGACCTGCGATTAAGCGCGAATCGCCAACAGTATTTCGGTAAAGATGGTTTATACTTCTGTGGATACTATATCAGCCCCACTGGCCAGATCCGTGAAATTGCTGCTGACGCCAGAAAGATTGCAAAGGATATTGTTTTTCGATGCAAATAA
- a CDS encoding helicase-related protein: MNFTSGQRITNRDEDFIINEAIDNNGSWILKVEGISELVKGKRFVFDTHIDKEIRVLNPIDTELIADTDYGYRKTKLFIENQMRSAPVYSKQITVAHKAAFNLAAYQLEPTLKAFDLPRPRILIADGVGLGKTIEVGIFLSEMIRRGKGKRIMVLALKSILGQFQQEIWNRFAIPLVRLDSDGISKIKSELPANKNPFEYYDKTIVSIDTLKNNAKFQHYIEKTQWDIVVIDECHTVANTGSLRGGLAQLLSTKCDSLILTSATPHNGKKQSFANLVNMIEPLAIKDDTNYSKEDILPYYVRRFKFNIDDESVRSNFPERKVVPIHANLTDAENAFLALQQKIKFDAINSLNAADIQNDLFGRKSPRKQKRDLLFAIGLFKSYMSSPEAALSSVENRIKKLDAMTDQKELVENNLELLNQLRKQLQHIIDAKQDAKYQTFKNELIRLKWNGRKNDFRIVVFAERIETLKALKQKLQQDFELEDKVIADFHGSLTDMEQQRIIEDFGKADSDYRILLTSDAGSQGVNLHYFCNYMFNYDIPWSLITLEQRNGRIDRYGQSKTPYIHYMIAKSELKGLKDDLHIISKLKDKEEAVYNSLGDAASVYKLYNVTAEEDLVTMAIAGNNERLIDQPVEAVAEDAGFDLGADFWDDATPALPVADPILEQASLFANDRTYYEALILQLKSDGYLNLDDAQFEGDLLEVKHTKELDRILYDLPHEAKPQKIGDVYQLSLYKEEVQQAIADARKKKGEWAKFHILYELHPVVRFLMTQLEASVDKNVGLVAKLSQLPEGVAYFVIHGMVSNNLGQSVLSDFFVVPMHIDGGLQGKPLPFEDFLKAQQLDKELFTESITDNDLAKLQSLLPEVIDFARQLHMGQQQQMLQWDMEKKLAVYEEKLRNWKAGKEQQMQQEFGDKPDFGFLKRRRENKEFEFKTILHNSSRYFKDLTSLNGDAYLKILAVFYH; encoded by the coding sequence ATGAATTTTACTTCCGGGCAACGAATTACTAACCGCGATGAAGATTTTATAATAAATGAAGCCATTGATAACAACGGAAGCTGGATATTGAAGGTAGAAGGCATTTCTGAATTGGTAAAAGGCAAGCGCTTTGTTTTTGATACACATATTGATAAAGAAATCCGGGTATTGAATCCTATCGATACGGAACTGATAGCGGACACCGATTACGGATATCGCAAAACAAAACTCTTTATCGAAAACCAAATGCGTAGCGCCCCGGTATACAGCAAGCAGATCACAGTGGCACACAAGGCTGCCTTCAACCTGGCTGCATATCAACTGGAACCTACCCTTAAGGCTTTCGATCTGCCACGTCCCCGAATCCTGATTGCCGACGGTGTAGGTTTGGGGAAGACCATTGAGGTGGGCATTTTTCTTTCTGAAATGATAAGGCGTGGCAAGGGCAAGCGTATTATGGTATTGGCATTGAAATCCATTTTAGGCCAGTTTCAGCAGGAGATCTGGAATCGTTTTGCCATACCGCTGGTCCGGTTGGATTCGGACGGTATTTCGAAAATTAAATCGGAACTGCCGGCCAACAAAAACCCTTTTGAGTATTATGATAAAACCATCGTATCGATCGATACGTTGAAGAACAACGCCAAGTTTCAGCACTATATCGAAAAAACCCAATGGGATATTGTTGTTATCGACGAGTGCCATACGGTGGCCAATACGGGCTCCCTGAGAGGTGGCCTGGCACAATTGCTCAGCACCAAATGTGATTCGTTGATACTCACCTCTGCCACTCCCCACAACGGTAAAAAGCAAAGCTTTGCCAACCTGGTGAATATGATTGAGCCGCTGGCCATTAAAGACGATACGAATTATTCCAAAGAAGATATTCTGCCTTATTATGTTCGCCGTTTTAAGTTTAATATAGATGATGAGTCGGTGCGGTCCAATTTCCCAGAGCGGAAAGTGGTGCCCATTCATGCCAATTTAACAGATGCAGAAAATGCCTTTCTTGCACTGCAGCAAAAAATAAAATTTGATGCCATCAACTCACTAAATGCTGCCGATATCCAGAACGATCTTTTTGGCCGCAAGTCCCCCCGCAAACAAAAACGTGACCTTTTGTTTGCTATTGGATTGTTCAAATCGTACATGTCCTCACCGGAAGCTGCGTTAAGTTCAGTTGAAAACCGCATCAAAAAGCTGGATGCGATGACAGACCAGAAAGAGCTGGTGGAAAACAACCTGGAGCTATTGAATCAGTTGCGGAAGCAATTGCAACACATCATCGATGCCAAACAGGATGCAAAATACCAGACATTTAAAAACGAGCTGATCCGGCTGAAATGGAATGGCCGTAAAAATGATTTCCGCATCGTAGTTTTTGCTGAACGCATTGAAACACTGAAAGCATTAAAACAAAAGCTGCAACAGGATTTTGAGCTGGAGGATAAAGTGATCGCTGATTTCCACGGCTCGCTTACAGATATGGAGCAGCAGCGCATTATTGAAGATTTTGGAAAAGCCGATTCGGATTACCGCATCCTGCTTACGTCCGATGCCGGCTCGCAGGGAGTGAACCTGCATTACTTCTGTAACTATATGTTCAACTATGATATCCCCTGGTCGCTTATAACCCTGGAGCAACGCAATGGCCGGATAGATCGCTATGGTCAAAGCAAAACACCTTATATCCATTACATGATTGCCAAATCGGAACTGAAAGGTTTAAAAGACGATTTGCATATCATCAGCAAGCTAAAGGATAAGGAAGAAGCCGTGTACAATTCTTTAGGTGATGCGGCATCGGTGTATAAATTGTATAATGTTACTGCCGAAGAAGATCTGGTAACTATGGCCATTGCCGGCAATAATGAAAGATTGATTGATCAACCGGTCGAAGCTGTTGCTGAAGATGCCGGCTTCGATCTTGGGGCGGATTTTTGGGATGATGCCACACCGGCGTTACCCGTTGCAGATCCTATCCTGGAGCAGGCCAGCCTTTTTGCGAACGACCGGACTTATTACGAGGCGTTGATTTTGCAACTCAAATCTGATGGCTACCTGAACCTGGACGATGCGCAGTTTGAAGGCGATTTGCTGGAAGTAAAACATACGAAAGAACTGGATCGCATTCTCTACGACCTGCCGCATGAAGCGAAGCCCCAAAAAATAGGCGATGTGTATCAGCTCTCCCTGTACAAAGAGGAAGTACAACAGGCCATTGCCGACGCCCGTAAGAAGAAAGGTGAATGGGCTAAATTTCATATTCTATATGAGTTGCATCCCGTTGTACGCTTTTTAATGACGCAGCTCGAAGCCAGCGTGGATAAGAATGTAGGCCTGGTGGCGAAGCTTTCACAGTTACCGGAGGGCGTCGCTTACTTCGTGATTCATGGTATGGTATCCAATAACCTGGGACAATCTGTTTTGTCAGACTTTTTTGTTGTTCCTATGCACATCGACGGTGGTTTGCAGGGCAAGCCCCTTCCCTTTGAAGATTTTCTTAAAGCACAGCAGTTAGATAAAGAATTGTTTACCGAAAGCATTACTGACAATGATTTGGCAAAGCTGCAATCGCTCCTGCCTGAAGTGATTGATTTTGCCCGGCAATTGCATATGGGCCAGCAGCAGCAAATGCTGCAATGGGACATGGAGAAAAAACTGGCCGTGTACGAGGAAAAATTAAGAAACTGGAAGGCCGGCAAAGAACAGCAGATGCAACAGGAATTTGGCGACAAGCCAGATTTTGGCTTTTTAAAGCGCCGCCGGGAAAACAAAGAATTTGAGTTCAAAACCATCCTGCATAATTCCAGCCGGTATTTCAAAGATCTTACCAGCCTGAATGGTGATGCTTATTTAAAGATACTGGCAGTTTTTTATCATTAA